The following coding sequences are from one Salmo trutta chromosome 36, fSalTru1.1, whole genome shotgun sequence window:
- the LOC115175476 gene encoding coiled-coil domain-containing protein 126: MLGRNMSQKLSVLLIIMGLVWGLMLLLYTGQQPHHQSSGELHQQILELSRRYVKVLTEENQNAPGGPQGTSMAGYADLKRTIAVLLDDILTRLVKLEGKIELVANTSVINSSHPAVGALASAPVALHKASKQDTPGNHRLETARIPPHTANRARPGV, encoded by the exons ATGCTGGGGAGGAACATGTCCCAGAAGCTGAGCGTGCTGCTGATCATCATGGGGCTGGTGTGGGGGCTCATGTTGCTGCTCTACACCGGGCAGCAGCCACACCACCAGAGCAGTGGCGAGCTGCATCAACAGATCCTGGAGCTGAGCCGGCGCTATGTCAAGGTGCTCACCGAGGAGAACCAGAATGCACCGGGAGGACCGCAGGGCACCTCCATGGCTGGTTACG ctgatcTGAAGAGGACCATAGCGGTGTTGTTGGACGACATCCTGACGCGCCTGGTCAAGCTGGAGGGGAAGATTGAGCTGGTGGCCAACACTTCAGTCATTAACTCCTCCCATCCTGCAGTGGGTGCCCTGGCCTCAGCTCCAGTTGCCTTACACAAAGCCAGCAAACAGGACACGCCAGGCAACCACCGCCTGGAAACCGCTCGCATCCCTCCACACACAGCCAACAGAGCTCGGCCAGGGGTATAG
- the LOC115175477 gene encoding transformer-2 protein homolog alpha isoform X2 — translation MSDLEDGHFDGRDSRSPSKSDRGSPVRVKSESRSGSPSPSRVAKHSESRSRSKSRSHSRRHSNRRYSRSRSPSNRKKSRSYSPEYRKKKSQSASPNRRRPSSRSHDFRKETFSQGAGGGEDARANPDPNQCLGVFGLSLYTTEKDLREVFGRYGPLAGVNVVYDQRTGRSRGFAFVYFERIADSKEAMERANGMELDGRRIRVDFSITKRAHTPTPGIYMGRPTHNGGGGERNNGGSSGGGGRRGRDSYDRYDDRRGGGYDRGYDRGYDRGDRGYDRYDEYDKYSRRRSPSPYYSRYRSRSRSRSYSPRRY, via the exons ATGAGTGACCTAGAGGATGGACACTTTGATGGGCGA GACTCTCGCTCCCCATCCAAATCGGACCGTGGCAGTCCTGTTCGGGTCAAGTCGGAGAGCAGATCTGGCTCCCCGAGCCCATCCCGCGTTGCCAAACACTCAGAGTCTCGGTCCCGCTCTAAGTCCAG GTCTCACTCTCGTAGGCACTCTAACCGCCGGTACAGCCGCTCTCGCTCCCCCTCCAACCGGAAGAAGTCCCGCTCCTACAGCCCGGAATACCGGAAGAAGAAGAGCCAGAGTGCATCGCCTAACCGCCGCCGCCCCAGCAGCAGG AGCCATGACTTCAGAAAAGAGACATTCAGTCAGGGAGCAGGAGGTGGTGAGGATGCCAGG GCGAACCCTGACCCCAACCAGTGTCTGGGGGTGTTTGGACTGAGCTTGTACACCACGGAGAAGGACCTGAGGGAGGTATTTGGCCGGTACGGCCCTTTGGCTGGGGTTAATGTGGTCTATGACCAGCGCACCGGGCGCTCCCGTGGCTTCGCCTTCGTCTACTTCGAGAGGATCGCCGATTCAAAGGAG GCAATGGAGCGGGCCAACGGTATGGAGCTGGATGGGAGACGTATTAGAGTGGACTTCTCTATCACCAAGAGGGCCCACACCCCTACGCCTGGCATCTACATGGGCCGACCCACACA TaatggtggtgggggggaacGAAACAATGGCGGCAGCAGcggtggtggagggaggaggggacggGACTCGTACGACCGATACGATGATCGACGCGGTGGTGGCTACGACCGTGGATATGACCGGGGATACGATCGTGGAGACCGGGGATACGACAGATATGACGAGTACGACAAGTACAG